In Luteibacter mycovicinus, a genomic segment contains:
- a CDS encoding ExbD/TolR family protein, which translates to MRIGSRREDDFEINVISLIDVLLTLLMFFVLSTTFVQHSRLKVNLPKADSEAREGTDNALNVVIDRDGHYSVGSDEVMGEGIEPLKTAIQRVAGDDRNRLVVIRADAMTPHQNVVRAMDALGQVGFTRLSIATTPSEAASAQ; encoded by the coding sequence ATGCGCATCGGTTCCCGCCGTGAGGACGACTTCGAGATCAACGTGATCTCGCTGATCGACGTCCTGCTCACCCTGCTGATGTTCTTCGTGCTCAGCACCACCTTCGTCCAGCATTCGCGCCTCAAGGTCAACCTGCCCAAGGCGGACAGTGAGGCGCGCGAAGGCACCGACAACGCGCTCAACGTGGTCATCGACCGCGACGGCCATTACTCCGTCGGCAGCGACGAAGTGATGGGCGAGGGCATCGAGCCGCTCAAGACCGCCATCCAGCGCGTCGCGGGCGACGATCGCAATCGCCTCGTGGTGATCCGCGCCGATGCCATGACCCCCCACCAGAATGTCGTGCGCGCCATGGATGCGCTGGGCCAGGTCGGCTTTACCCGCCTGTCCATCGCCACGACGCCGTCCGAGGCGGCTTCGGCCCAGTGA
- a CDS encoding MotA/TolQ/ExbB proton channel family protein gives MLEILLAGGWALLPILICSLVVMAIVFERFWALRRAAVLPPGLGEEVRQWARSAQLDAAHLAALEKGSPLGELFAGALAVRDRPRELIKERIEDSGRHVVHRMERYLNTLGTIALIGPLLGLLGTVIGLIRMFMGVMAGGIGDPTKMAGGIGEALICTAFGLIVSIPAYVLHRYFRSRVSGYVVQMEKEATALLDDLSAPRPAAPRRRTAAEAAAPQAG, from the coding sequence GTGCTCGAGATCCTTCTCGCTGGCGGCTGGGCATTGCTGCCGATCCTGATCTGCTCGCTGGTCGTCATGGCGATCGTGTTCGAACGCTTCTGGGCCCTGCGTCGGGCGGCCGTGCTGCCGCCGGGGCTGGGTGAAGAGGTGCGGCAGTGGGCCCGCTCGGCACAGCTGGACGCGGCGCACCTTGCCGCGCTGGAGAAGGGGTCGCCGCTGGGCGAGCTGTTCGCTGGCGCGCTGGCCGTGCGCGACCGTCCGCGTGAGCTCATCAAGGAGCGCATCGAGGACAGCGGCCGTCACGTGGTCCACCGCATGGAGCGCTACCTCAATACGCTCGGCACCATCGCCCTGATCGGTCCGCTGCTCGGCCTGCTGGGCACGGTCATCGGCCTGATCCGCATGTTCATGGGCGTGATGGCCGGCGGTATCGGCGACCCGACCAAGATGGCCGGCGGTATCGGCGAAGCCCTGATCTGCACGGCCTTCGGCCTGATCGTCTCGATCCCGGCCTACGTGCTGCACCGTTATTTCCGCTCCAGGGTGAGCGGCTACGTCGTCCAGATGGAAAAAGAGGCAACCGCGCTGCTCGACGACCTGTCGGCCCCGCGTCCCGCCGCGCCGCGTCGTCGCACCGCCGCGGAAGCCGCCGCGCCGCAGGCTGGCTGA